The sequence GATCAGAGTCTTCCAGAAAAGAAGTTTGTAAAGTTCAGTGGAAAGTGCTTGTGAACGAGTCCagtatactgacactgagggggGAAACTATTGAATAAATTCACAGACACAGCAGTTTGGAATTCTTAAGTCTGCTTGGTCAGTCACGAGTCATAATATTCCAAGTTACTGTATGCTATTCtcagataacaactgctgaaacTAACACAGGTTCACCCGGGCACTTCAAAGCATCTTAACCATCTAAGTTCACTACGTTCTCATCCGTATGCTTGTTTATCCATATGCTTGTCTGTCATAATGCTGTTTTGACTTTTTGGTACAATCTTGTGTGTCAATAATACATACTGTAGGTTGCAGGTATGCTCCATCAGCTCTAATCAGCCGTTACATGTGTGTGTCTCACTGTTTGGCATGGTTGCCTCAAAGCAGAGTTTGTAGGTTGTCCCCGTgtctgcatgggtttcctctagatcagggatcaccaaacttgttccaggaggtccagtgtcctgcagattttagctccaaccctaatcaaacacacctgaacaagctaaccaaggtcttactaggtatacttgaaacacccaggcagatGTGTttaggcaagttgaagctaaaccctgcagggtgGGTTTGCTGCAGTAAGGGCATCTGCCAGTAAAACATATCGtaactttagaattataaggttctatctgacattatggaatgtttttttataagttgtttatgttttaatactttttataaaaaaaacaaatgttacacacatactgtttgctatggaatgcaaaaactttaaagcttaatatctcaaaatcattcagaacgcagatagaaccttataaatccATGGTGGTGATATGCCAAAGTAATTGACTGTGTATTCTGCTgcagtgacccctgataaagcagagactaagctgaaggcgAGTGAGTGAACTATTAAGGCtgagaacaatgttttgtgtctactGTAATATGTGTTGTGACAAGCAGCCATGTAAAAAGCGGAATAATTTATATCCAGGCAGTTGTTTTTGTAGAATAAAGCCCGATACAACAGCTGATAAACCTGTCAACTAcctgaatgtatttttaatgttgtgttctaaagatgaaagaaggtctcaggggtttaaATGACACatgggtgagtaattaataacatacttttaatttttgggtgaatttacCCTTTAACATTGAAAGCAAAACAAATTAGTTTAATTAGAAATCAACAAAGATCTCACCATCACACTATAAAACTCAAAAAGAACTTAATGTTCTTTCTAACCAAATGCCATTCTTTCTGCTTCCACAGGATACTATGTTTAGATTGTCTGTTcttgctgtttttgtgcttggaaACTCAGCATTCTGTATCTCACTGCTCGCCGCCATCAGGAACATATAGCCAAGGAATGAATCATATGGCAGCTTTTCTGGACATAAATTGGGACGAGAGCTTAGATTTATTCATACAGAGATACAGTTAAATATTAATAtcttttcattttattgaattttaaggTTTGAACAATAAATTTTTTGCATTGAAAACATCCTGCAAGGAAGAAACGTTTCTATTAAGATGCAAGATGCAAACTCACATCTATTTTAAATGATTACTTTCACACAAGAATAAATGTTCACAATATATGTAGGcaatcaaaacataaaatatttaaaagactCACGATGTAATAATGGTACAGAAGACAGCTACTTGTAAAACCTCTGGAAGCTACATTCATAATATactctgttacacactcaaagcAATGGCTTTCTCTggtcttaaagggttagttcacccaaaaatgacatttacctcatcatttattctccctcgtgtggtttcaaaccgttatgagtttctttcttctgttaaacatgaaagaagatattttgatgaatgctggttgctggcacctatcaacttccatggtaggaaaaacaattactatggaagccaatgggtgCCAGCCAccaacatgttttaaaatatcttatttcgtcaacagaagaaagaaagtcaaataggttttgaacaagtgaagtgtgggtaaatgatgtcagaataatatacagttgaagtcagaattattagcccccttgaattattcgctcctgtttatttttttccccaaattctgtttaacggagagcagatttttttcaacacatatctaaatataatagttttaataactcatttctaataactgatttattttatctttgtcatggtgacagtaactaatattttactggatatttttcaagacacttctatacagcttaaaaagaaaaatttaaaggcttaactaggcaggttagggtaattaggcaagttattgtgtaacgatgatttgctctgtagactatcaaaaaatatatatatatatgtattgcttaaaggggctaataatattgaccttaaaatgtttttaaaaaaattaaaaactgcttttattctagccaaaataaaacaaataacactttttccagaagaaaaaaatattatcagacgtactgtgaaaattgtacttgctctgttaaacatcatttgggaaatatttaaaacaaacaaaaaaaaatgcaaagggtggctaataattctgacttcagctgtatatatatttttgggtgaaatatccctttgaATTGCACTTTTGATCAggttaaaacaaatttaaatgtcatttttaaagtgacaaaaTATCTTTTAAACAAGGAACTGATTTGTTAATCTAAAactcaaaatatttttgttaatggtgtatgtaatgtaaaattcaaataataaatacatttctcagTGTTTGTCATGATTTTTTGTACACAGTGCAATTTAGcaatatattattgtatacatttttcgtctgcaataatataaaaatgtacccAGGATTCAATATTTGcagccaaaatatttttaaaaagatattacatCATGTGTGAATATTTTTATACTCACCTATTATATAGTTCCAGATCGGTATTAACTTTTTACCTTAAAACTATTTGTACATGCTTATACTGGATATAATGGAAACTGGATTTGTGCTTTGATgcttcatttatttcaaattgcTCAGTCTTGTTCCTGATGATTAGCAAAGATTCCAGCCTCCCACCTCTGGGCCAGGGCACTTTTTCGTCTGACTCGATGGTAAGGTGCTTCAGGGAACTAAAGGAAAAAGCTTCACCTGTAAAACTGCATGCAGTTTCCAGTTTCAAGGTGAAATGGGTACAGAACGATGAGATGTCAAAGACATGTGAATGAAAAACAGAAAAGTGCATTGCAATGGAACAGTTATACATGATACATGAGAGGACAAACAGAAAAGTatgcacatttttacaaaaaaaaaatctgtatatttgagtcactgcaaacttaaatgtaaaataatgtaccTTCTGGTCACAGGACATAGCAGAGCGATCCATTTTGCGTGTCTTCGATGGAGATGAGGGGGATGACTTAGATTTTATTGCTACGTCTCCTGTAAAATGTCCAAATAAAAGAAAGGACATATATGAATTACCTGACATCAGTGAATATTTTACTGCAGAAATATCCAGGCCTGCTCCTGAGTAGATACCATCCTGAAGATTTCCACTCCAAACGCAATTAAAAATGCCTAAACTAATTCATACACTCTTAACCCAAATAGCTATCTTTACTAGGAAAGGCAAAAATTTGACACAACATGAAACTAAAGAGCCCTAGATGAATTAACATAGAACTACACAAAACTTTAAGCTATGTTAATTTTACTAGGGCTGAATTAACATATAATTCAAGTTAAGGGTAAGTAAACAATGACTAcattttcacccaaaaatgtaaattctgtcagaATTTACTGACCCTACACTTagaaagatttggaaccacttgagggtgagtaaatagagagtaaatgttatttttttgggGAACTAACTCTTTAAGTAAACACTCTATACGAGTGTAGTTACTTGATAAATAGCTATGACTGAGGAGATCTGGAACCGAAGTCTACATGACTGGAACTCTCAGGAGTGGGGTTGGAGACCCTGCTTTAGTAGTTTACATGTTACCTGATCTCTCATAAGTGAAATTCTGCAGTTGGCTGGGGGACACAAGCACTGTGTCGTATCTCTCCTTTACATATAGCTGTGCTCTCTGCCTTCTAAGCTCCTCTTCTCTTTGCTTGACTAACTTGATCTCCTGATCCACCAGAGACTGGGTGCTGTGGGAGCGCAGTTTGAAGAAAGGATTGTTTTGAAACGTGCTTTCTTGAGTCTCCTGGCATGCAGTGCTTAGGCAGAATTCAGAGGCACTTCGAATGATGAGATTGGACGTCTCAAGGATGATGACGTTGTTCATGTCTGATGGCCATTCTTGGAAGCTACTTGTTTTTGGAGAGAGCAGCCCACCCTTCCCTTTTTTCTGTTGGCTGGTGGGGTACGAATCCGGTTCTAGTATAATGACGTTGTTGGCAGTCATTTCATGGTATGTGGGACTTTTTCCAGAGGAGGCGGTGATTGACAAACTTGGAGTTCTTGCACCAGGAGACCTCTGAGACCTGCACCTGTCCTCCGGTGTGTCAAACATCCGTCCTCTCTCTCCAGGctctgatctgctgtggtgaagAACAGCAGGCCGAGGTTTACCTTGCATAGGGTCACCAGAAGACATCTTTGCCATTGCTCTCTCTCGTCTGAAATTCTCCTCTCGTTCAAGAGCTTCACGGATCTCCCGCTCCACTGGAGTCTCCGGCTCATCATAAGGGGACCTGTAGCTTGTGTCATCTAGACCAGAGTCCTCTGAACAGGGGCTGAACTGAGTGTATTGGTAATCCCCAAGGCTAAGGCTTTCTATGTCAGGGTCTCTTCGGGGGCGATCGATGTTGCGGACAGGAGTGTACATGAAGCTGTGTCCACCCTGGCAAGATCCCGGCTTAACCATTGGCCGGTGCACCAGACCCTTCGTTTGCTCTTCCATCTCCTGCCATTGCTTGCGAGTCACCCTGAAATCCAAATGCTCTGTGCTAACATTCTCGCTCTTCATTTCCTGAATCACGCAGAAGTCTTGTGGCAACTTCTTGTCGAGTTCTGAAGTTGAGCAGGATAAACGCTGCAGGCTGTGCTTGGTAGTTTTAGCACGCTCTTCTTCATCTTCCGCAATCTTGGTTAAGCTGCAGTAATGGACAGTAGACTCCAAAGAAATATCTTGCAACTCACATTCGGTGGGACAGTCTGGTTGTTCTAGAATCTCAGTTTCATTAATGCTTAAAGCCAAAGTTTCATCTTCAGCATTGCTGTCAATCCCTTCATTGTCTTCTTGTGTTGCTTGGTCTTCCAGGTTTATCTCTGCTTCATCCATGCCCAAGAGATCATCGTTATTTTCAGCCTTATCCTTGTCGACAGCTGGTGGAACTATAGACCTCCATGGCTCCTCTGCATCACTATCTGATGAAATGATGGCCATCTCCACAACCAGACATTCACTTAGGTTGTCTTGATCCATATCTGGGCAAGATTCATTGGGGACTTCAGAAATCTCCAGCCCATTAATTTGCTGCTCCAGCTCAGGTTCTTCTTGTGGCTCCACCTTCTCCTCTGGTACTTCCTGTTCTTTCTCTTGGGCTTCATAAGTGTTGTTGATTTCCATTTCTTCTTCTGGTTGGTCATTCATCTGGGGGTCTTCATGAGACGCTAAAGTCAAAGATTCTATGTCATTTGATGCTTCTTTTTCGTTGACCTTAAGCATAAGACCTTCTTGAGAGTCTTTGCTCCCATCAGATTCACCTGAGCTGTCACATTCATTGCTTATGGCTTTGTTTTCTTGCTCATCCAGATTTTCATTTTCTTGCCCATCCAGGTCTTCGTGGGTGTTGCTCTGTCTGGTATCCAGGCACTCTGAGAAATATGCGACAAAACAATCATTCACATCCTCTGTGAATTGACATGTCTGGTCCTCTGTACACCCAGGATCCATTTTACAGTCTGTTAGATCAGCCATTTCTGAAAGCTGGTTGGTCTCCATGGTGACTGCTTCAGAGAGGTATTCCTGCTCTTTTTGTTGCTGATTTACAGAAGTCTCTTTGCCTTCATTTAATTCAATTCCATATGACCTTCCCACACCAGCTGTGGCTCTCTATTGAAGTCACAATGGAGGAAAGAAAGTTTGTTTAGAATTAAAGAAACACCAAGCTTATAAAGATGAATGACAAATGCCAAACTATTTTTCTCTTTGTTAAGTATTTTGCCATTAATATAGACATTTCACTAGAAGATCCagccttgttttttttctttttagcagAAATGCACAATGTCACTTTAGTTCATGAAGTTGGTCTGGAATTCAAGCCGTGAGGTATAAGTGAGTGGATTTCTTTGATATGAAATAACTATGGGAACTGGTTTCTAACAGAGCAAGTCATTTCAAAATGGGATGAAAAGGTTTTAGAGTTGTCTCTCATAAAACCTGAGTTGCAAAATCTGAGGTTTCCAAATTCTGTTACAAATTTACCACTTGGTTACCTCAAATCTAAAACAGGGGATGAGTTCATTGAGCTGGATAAATAAGGGAGACACATCAACATCCCACATGCTACTGGGAAAATT is a genomic window of Danio aesculapii chromosome 2, fDanAes4.1, whole genome shotgun sequence containing:
- the si:ch211-153l6.6 gene encoding uncharacterized protein si:ch211-153l6.6, with amino-acid sequence METNQLSEMADLTDCKMDPGCTEDQTCQFTEDVNDCFVAYFSECLDTRQSNTHEDLDGQENENLDEQENKAISNECDSSGESDGSKDSQEGLMLKVNEKEASNDIESLTLASHEDPQMNDQPEEEMEINNTYEAQEKEQEVPEEKVEPQEEPELEQQINGLEISEVPNESCPDMDQDNLSECLVVEMAIISSDSDAEEPWRSIVPPAVDKDKAENNDDLLGMDEAEINLEDQATQEDNEGIDSNAEDETLALSINETEILEQPDCPTECELQDISLESTVHYCSLTKIAEDEEERAKTTKHSLQRLSCSTSELDKKLPQDFCVIQEMKSENVSTEHLDFRVTRKQWQEMEEQTKGLVHRPMVKPGSCQGGHSFMYTPVRNIDRPRRDPDIESLSLGDYQYTQFSPCSEDSGLDDTSYRSPYDEPETPVEREIREALEREENFRRERAMAKMSSGDPMQGKPRPAVLHHSRSEPGERGRMFDTPEDRCRSQRSPGARTPSLSITASSGKSPTYHEMTANNVIILEPDSYPTSQQKKGKGGLLSPKTSSFQEWPSDMNNVIILETSNLIIRSASEFCLSTACQETQESTFQNNPFFKLRSHSTQSLVDQEIKLVKQREEELRRQRAQLYVKERYDTVLVSPSQLQNFTYERSGDVAIKSKSSPSSPSKTRKMDRSAMSCDQKFPEAPYHRVRRKSALAQRWEAGIFANHQEQD